The following are encoded in a window of Halosolutus halophilus genomic DNA:
- a CDS encoding SDR family oxidoreductase, translating into MDLELDGNAALVTASSSGLGFASARAIAEEGANVTICGRDADRLDAARDELEETAEGDVLAVQADLTDPDDVSHLVSETVDAFGGLDHLVTSSGGPPSTTFLETDEQDWYQAYDLLVMSVVWTIEEAHPHLLDSADGTITCITSRTVREVADGLLLSNSVRRGVIGLVKTISREFAPEIRANAVLPGTIETSRIEELVEARVDRGTYDDYEAGLADMAGEIPMDRIGDPRELGEVVAFLSSPRASFVNGSEVPIDGGLLRS; encoded by the coding sequence ATGGACCTCGAACTCGACGGAAACGCGGCACTGGTGACGGCGTCTTCGAGCGGCCTCGGCTTTGCGTCCGCCCGGGCGATCGCCGAAGAGGGTGCGAACGTGACGATCTGCGGTCGCGACGCCGATCGACTCGACGCGGCGCGCGACGAACTCGAGGAAACGGCGGAAGGTGACGTACTCGCCGTCCAGGCCGACCTCACCGACCCCGACGACGTCTCCCACCTCGTGAGCGAGACGGTCGACGCCTTCGGCGGGCTCGATCACCTCGTAACGTCCTCGGGCGGGCCGCCGAGCACGACCTTCCTCGAGACCGACGAACAGGACTGGTACCAGGCCTACGATCTGCTGGTGATGAGCGTCGTCTGGACGATCGAGGAGGCCCACCCGCACCTGCTCGACTCGGCGGACGGGACGATCACCTGTATCACCTCGCGGACGGTGCGGGAGGTCGCGGACGGACTGCTCCTCTCGAACTCGGTGCGCCGGGGCGTGATCGGTCTCGTGAAGACAATTTCACGGGAGTTCGCGCCGGAGATCCGGGCTAACGCGGTGCTGCCGGGGACGATCGAGACGTCGCGAATCGAGGAACTGGTCGAGGCCCGCGTCGACCGCGGCACCTACGACGACTACGAGGCGGGACTGGCCGACATGGCGGGCGAGATCCCGATGGATCGCATCGGGGATCCCCGGGAACTCGGCGAGGTCGTCGCCTTCCTCTCGAGTCCGCGTGCCAGTTTCGTCAACGGGTCCGAAGTGCCGATCGACGGCGGACTTCTGCGGAGCTAA
- a CDS encoding Tfx family DNA-binding protein: MTYERASSPEAIAVIDDVEELLDDIGFDPETSVLTHRQAQVLALRERDVSQADIADELGTSRANVSSIEASARENLSKARETVAFAEALRAPVRVRVSADTDLYDVPQMVYDACDEAGVKVDHTAPDLMKVVSDAAGNAVTGRKIASPLIVGVTSEGMVRVRHQD, from the coding sequence GTGACGTATGAGCGTGCGAGTTCCCCGGAGGCGATCGCCGTGATCGACGACGTCGAGGAGTTGCTCGACGACATCGGGTTCGACCCCGAAACGAGCGTGTTGACCCACCGTCAGGCCCAGGTGCTTGCCCTCCGCGAGCGGGACGTCTCGCAGGCTGACATCGCCGACGAACTCGGCACCTCGCGAGCGAACGTCTCCTCGATCGAGGCCAGCGCCCGCGAGAACCTGTCCAAGGCCAGGGAGACTGTCGCCTTCGCGGAGGCGCTTCGCGCGCCGGTTCGCGTTCGCGTTTCCGCGGACACCGACCTCTACGACGTCCCGCAGATGGTCTACGACGCCTGCGACGAGGCCGGCGTCAAGGTCGACCACACCGCCCCGGACCTGATGAAAGTCGTCAGCGACGCCGCCGGCAACGCGGTCACCGGCCGAAAGATCGCGTCGCCGCTGATCGTCGGCGTGACGTCGGAGGGGATGGTCCGCGTTCGTCACCAGGACTGA